The window ATCAAAAAGGTATTACCACTGGAATTAAAAAAATTCGGCATATTCGATTTTTGTGTTTGAAAGGAcaaaattttgtgatttttaaattaGATATTGGTGAAAAAAAACTacactttcttttttaatctgttaaaaaaaaaagatatatttttatatttagaaataatttaacttaaatctTCCCCTTTTACCTCTAATGAAATattttacaaccacacaaatatatatgacttgtttagatcacaagtttcaaaagttttcttttatcTCTTAAATtctgtgtctagtcaaactatatcacataaattaagacagaGAAAGTAATAATTATGTAACCATGAAATTTACCCGGTGATATACGTACATTTTGTCGATTACAATTAATTAACTTTATTCTGCTCTTTTTGTTATGGTTGTTTGTTCACCCAGAAAAGTTGTTGCTGAATATGGAGAAGAAGTAGTGAAACTATGTGAAAGATTAACAAAGATCTTATCAATAAACCTGGGATTAAGTGAGGATTATCTACACAATAAGTTTGGAGGAGACAATGAAATAGGTGCATGTTTAAGGGTAAATTTTTACCCAAAATGTCCACAACCAGACCTAACACTGGGCCTCTCTTCACACTCTGATCCTGGTGACATGACACTTCTCCTCCCTGACACCGACGTCGCCGGCCTCCAAGTCCGCGGTGGCAATGACTGGCTAACTGTTAAACCTGTTCCTAATGCCTTCATTGTCAACATTGGAGATCAAATTCAGGTatgtatcacttttttttttttcttaaggtAAAGAAAATTGACTTGGGATCTCATAACATCAACCAATTTAACTTACATATATTGACATTGTAAAATTcttttatattataagtatactTTACTTCTTGGAAAAAAAAGGGGAGGGTGTgggggcagcccggtgcactagaTTCCCACTAtgtgcggggtccggggaagggccggaccataAGGATCTATTGTAGGCCATCTAATCCTGTATTTTAGCAAGAGACTGTTTTCACGACTCGATTTTATTGATGGTTAAATTATATACACTGAGTAAAgattttttacattatttgtgTAGTTTAATTTATTATATCAGGTTAGTTATCATTTTTTTTGTTACCAATTTTAATGATTAATGCTAATTATTATAAAGATATTTCAGATTTACATGTAATTACCTTCTAGTAGGCAATCTGGTTGTGTAAATACTGTTAACACCGTGTTTTCGTGCATAGAGCTTAAACTTTTTCCAAATTACTAATCCCACTGTTATCGATAGTGATTTTTTATTACCTTCTAGGTGACAGTATACAAATTCCTTTACGTCGCCGACAGTACATACTATATAGAAGTTAAATTCTTTTTCGACACATGTTGTTATCTTGACAAGATTTTCCATCATTATATACGTGAATATTTTTGTACAAACGCACCTTTAAAATAGTCTAAATTATACCATACTTAATTTTGAATATGGTGGTATTTCATCTACTTTCTACCTGCATTTTACGAGCTTAATTTTCATAATGACTGCATGCAGGTATTAAGCAATGCAATCTACAAGAGCGTGGAACATCGAGTGATCGTTAATTCAGCAAAAGAACGTGTTTCTCTAGCATTCTTCTACAATCCAGGAGGTGATATACTCATCAAACCTGCAGATGAACTTGTGACGGAAGATCGACCAGCATTATATTTACCAACGACGTTCAATAAGTATCGAGCTTTTATTAGAACCAAAGGACCTAGTGGAAAATCTCAAGTTGAATCACTAAAATCCCCAAGATAATTTAATTATATTACCTTTTATCTTCTATATATAGATTACTATTTAGGAAGTTATTACTGTGGTATATGCCAATTGGTTATAAACAACATAGTAAAATACCCTATCTGCTGGCTGAGCTTTTACTTTCTTGTAATAATGAACAAGAAGATAATATGTACCATTTTGCGCATTTTGTTCACTTTCCTTGGTGAAATCTGTTATATTCATCTCGTCAATAGCCAAATGTTACTCCTAATTTCACAAATTTAACGAATTACTAAATGCTAAATCATTCAAATATTGGTGTATTATGTTAAATTTGTATGGATTATATTTGACAGTGATATCATTTTAAAAATACTCTAGCTAAATATCACATACTCCCTtctgtcccaaaaaaattatctttctttcctttttaatctgtcccaaaaagattgtccctctttctatatttagaaataatttaactttataagatgatttacagccacacaatatctaaggcttgttttggatcatacatttcaaaagtcttcctttatttcttaaactttgtgttaagtcaaaagaggacaatcctTTTGGAACGAAGAGAGTATTTTTTATATAAGTAAGGCCAAAACAATACATCTTAATTAATGGAAGATTAAATATAATTAAACAAATATTATAAGAACCAAAACTAGAATTCATCAATAACTAGGGAACGAAAAGTGCAATTATCCCAAGGATCAATATACGTCAATCTATTTCATTGTGATACCCGATATTATGTTCATTTGAAAAAGATTTACTATGTGCCTCACATGCCGAGGTATAATTGTGTGAGGCACTTATTACTTGACATATGTATAGATTTGGGTCCCACTGTCAAAGACTCTCTCTCCCCTCTGCCAATCTCCCGTAATTCCTTGGTTCATCTTATTTGACTTTCCCCTTCTTTTTTATCTTCTTCCTCGTTTCATTCATACCATTAATCTTTATTTTTCATTCCTCTTTCAGATTAGTTTCTTTCTCTATTTGTTCAATTTATTTtatgggaaaaaaaaaactaaattcttgagcaattttttatttcttcattttatttaaCATGATTTAGATTAATGTTTTGTATCTCAAAGCTTTAAATATGGAGAACGCTTTTTGGGAATTTTGGTTAGCTGATTAGCTAGGGTTTTTTGACAGTGGATTTTGAATCGATATTTTGTGGTCAGTAGGGTTTTGAGTTTGATACTTTAATGAGAACATTTTAATTGTAGGGAATACCATCAGTTGTTTTTGCTTTTTTCTAATGCATTAGGGAACTGATGGAGGAATTCTTTTTTAGGGCAGGGTGTTGGAAAAGGGGAGGAGCATGAAACTTTGTGTTGAATGTAGTCATTAAATTGTTGTTCCAATTAGTTCTTAGTAGTACGTCTGAACAACAAAGTCTGGTAGAAGAGAAATGAGAACATATTAATGGAGGAATGGGAGGAAGAAGATCTAGGTGGAGTTTGGCAGGAGAGATGGAGACTATGAAGTGGGACCCAAATTTGTACATTTGTCAAGTAAATTAGTGCCTCACACAAGTATGACGAGTTCGCAACTTTTTAACACAAAAATTGTCTAAAGTTACTAAAATGCCCTGCTAAATAAAAAAAAGAACTAAATTACCTTTTGTATATAAAATTGGTGCGAAATAGGACCAAACTGTAATTTTGCAATTTtgccctattgcgcactaatttagtgcacaGAAGGCCTTCAATAAATTCcgtctaatttttttttccaagttaCTCTTCTTCAccttccccccctcccccccaaaacAAAATCATGTCTCAAAGCTCTGATGAAACGTCAAACTTTACTATAGAACTCGATGTTTGTGATTGTGGTCGTTATTGTAAGCTAAAAACATCAAGGACCGAAGATGATCCGGGGCGTCGTTTTTGacgttgtaaagtgcccgaagtaagtgtttttacatttttttggGGTTTAAATTATTTTCACATTATCTACATATTACACGTTTAAAAActaattttcttgtaatgtttataggatatgagCGGTTGCAAACATTTTCGTTGGGAAGATATAATTCCtgtggataaaacggtggcggcGAAGATTAAAAAGGCTTCTCTTGATAGAGATACCGCAACTTCACGTATCTCAAGAGATACCATGAAGTTTGACTTGCAATTTAAGCTTATGGAAGCTAAAGAAAAGATTGACCTTTTGGAGGTGTTGCAAAAAGAAttcaaagaaaaacaaagttttcTCAAGGCCAACCTTAGAGAAAGAGGAAAAtgatttgaaagaaaaactgaaattttggaaGACTATTTGTGCTATGTTGgtgttgtttattatttctatgtattttgtttattaagtttaatgtTTCTATGCAATTTGTTTTTCTATGTATTTTCtacttattttgttatttttatgtattttattCCTGTTGTTTATTATTTTTATGCACTTTGTCTTAAGAAGATTATTTAAACTAATAATAGACTATAACAATCAACgcaaattaaaaacatactaaaaatattcaaattggtgacttcatcataaactaaaaatacaaattaaccgcACGAGTCCGAAACTTAAATTACCCAAAATCTAATAGAatgaaccaaaataacccctaatcatcatcagaatagaagtcctcaatatcgtccttagaacaatattttgggttcttaagacatatcttttttctatagatgttaattctctacttgttgatgatgcttgttcttcggccgaCTAAaacatgtaaaatctacaacgtttTTCTAGCAttctgtttttttcttttctaatcctttgtacggtaagctcgcaagtttctggacctacttgaggcatggttattgagtatcttgttgggatttgagcgttgagatttttcaagtcacgaacaagacgttctgattcggcaagccgatgcGCCCATTCTCGACGTAACCAGCAATAATATTCTCGTGGATCTGAATATTTTACGCTGCAAAAATCATCATTATGCTTTATAATAAGGTGGGGTTTCATATAGTCTAGTTGGAAATCATTGTTATTAAGAAAACTTGATTTACTGGAATAGCTACTATGATTTGAACTATCATCACCACTGCTATTCGAATCCTTTGGAAGGAATAAAGACCAATCTACATTTCTACTACTTGACATTGAAAATGTTGTAGTCTTATAACAATTGAAAGACTACTTATATAGATGGAAAaccccaagtaccctcggggggtggtcattatgaccctacctacttactttattttaaaaaaatattaatcttcatcgaaCATCTCACAGCCCGAATCCCACTTAGATCTGAATCTTGTGTAACCATgttgaccatattctacccttaagcaacgtattttcatccgattgttctcttcgcgaaaacggttaagagcaaaattcaactcttgtggagtgtcacgaggcattgacatagcacctttttttgggcgtttaagccccaATGACCTCAAGTTTTGTTCAAGCGCTGCAGCCTCCCTGACACaccaatcccactcctctctcattgtgTTATTGTATTGTCGATTGAATTTGTTGTTCGGGttatttgagtatttaaaatcatcatctagttcccatctcctacccattgcttcaaatatgtcttgtggggtaaaacatgtaatagaaccaATATCAGAAAATTGGGTATAGAATGACATTATAACTCGTTTTAATGTGAATGCTAGTTTTTCGTCAATTATGTTATATACTACTCtttatgacactaacttgtattgcacaacatttaaatgcgcaatataGTGTATCTGTTTTTTATGAAacactatgcttgatgtgacaacacaatgctgcataaTTTGAtcgctttttatgacactaacttgtattgcgcaacatttaaatgcggAATATATCAGccatagatgaaaaactatgcttgtccgctttttatgac is drawn from Lycium barbarum isolate Lr01 chromosome 8, ASM1917538v2, whole genome shotgun sequence and contains these coding sequences:
- the LOC132606792 gene encoding jasmonate-induced oxygenase 4-like is translated as MSNCLQSWPEPIVRVQALSESGIREIPSRFVKRPVDRPCFKETTSHVKEENINIPLIDLENLKSSDESIRDETMKVISQACREWGFFQVVNHGVSHDLMANARGVWRDFFHLPLEEKQKFANSPVTYEGYGSRLGVEKGGKLDWSDYFFLHYLPEPLRDEKKWPFLPIACRKVVAEYGEEVVKLCERLTKILSINLGLSEDYLHNKFGGDNEIGACLRVNFYPKCPQPDLTLGLSSHSDPGDMTLLLPDTDVAGLQVRGGNDWLTVKPVPNAFIVNIGDQIQVLSNAIYKSVEHRVIVNSAKERVSLAFFYNPGGDILIKPADELVTEDRPALYLPTTFNKYRAFIRTKGPSGKSQVESLKSPR